One stretch of Ailuropoda melanoleuca isolate Jingjing chromosome 20, ASM200744v2, whole genome shotgun sequence DNA includes these proteins:
- the RNASE12 gene encoding probable inactive ribonuclease-like protein 12, giving the protein MILMVIIFLMLLFWENELNEEGEVWTMERLHVDYPKSDIPVRYCNRMVLQRVIRGPDNTCKKEHVFIHERPRNINRVCTSSKKRICQNRSSTLCFQSMTKFKMTVCQLVGGTRYPACRYRMSSMKGFVAFTCDDMGPVSLQGYVE; this is encoded by the coding sequence ATGATTCTAATGGTGATCATTTTCCTGATGCTTCTGTTCTGGGAGAACGAGCTGAATGAGGAAGGAGAAGTGTGGACCATGGAGCGGTTGCACGTGGACTACCCCAAGAGTGACATTCCCGTAAGGTACTGCAACCGTATGGTCTTACAAAGAGTCATCAGGGGACCTGACAACACCTGCAAGAAGGAGCATGTTTTCATCCACGAGAGGCCTCGAAATATCAATAGGGTCTGCACCTCTTCCAAAAAGAGGATTTGTCAGAACCGTTCTTCCACTTTATGTTTCCAGAGTATGACCAAGTTCAAAATGACAGTGTGCCAGCTCGTGGGGGGCACCAGATACCCTGCCTGCAGGTACCGCATGTCCTCTATGAAGGGGTTCGTTGCCTTCACTTGTGATGACATGGGGCCAGTTAGTCTCCAGGGATACGTTGAATAA
- the RNASE9 gene encoding inactive ribonuclease-like protein 9, whose product MRAPRAARPLALLLLLLQPLQFKFLRMHLGKSEEETEEFEDYLEELLRPGPARPLTKDAFQQRTIIDPTRPLTDPEYCTAEMKMKNVHNKFRCVREHFFLQVAYEELQKLCKNIFVPCKNGVKKCHRSRQLIEGVYCNLTRGVRMSDCEYESSYRQGYVLITCRWQNDIQEIIPAYVNDIMTLDKHVKGGNIFYSELEWPF is encoded by the coding sequence ATGCGGGCTCCGAGGGCGGCGCGGCCCCTGGCTCTGCTGCTCTTGTTGCTGCAGCCGCTGCAGTTTAAATTTTTGCGTATGCATCTCGGCAAGTCAGAGGAAGAGACGGAAGAGTTTGAAGATTACTTGGAGGAGCTGCTCAGGCCAGGACCTGCCAGACCTCTTACCAAAGATGCTTTCCAACAACGTACGATTATCGATCCCACAAGACCACTAACTGATCCAGAGTACTGTACTGCggaaatgaagatgaaaaatgttCACAACAAGTTCCGTTGTGTCAGAGAACATTTCTTCCTCCAAGTGGCATATGAGGAGTTGCAAAAGCTCTGTAAAAACATATTCGTGCCTTGCAAGAATGGAGTTAAGAAATGTCACAGGAGCAGGCAACTGATAGAAGGGGTGTATTGTAATTTAACAAGAGGGGTTAGAATGTCTGACTGTGAATACGAGTCATCTTATAGGCAGGGCTATGTCCTTATCACTTGTCGATGGCAAAACGACATTCAAGAAATTATTCCTGCTTACGTAAATGATATTATGACTTTAGATAAACATGTCAAAGGTGGTAACATCTTCTACAGTGAACTAGAGTGGCCGTTCTGA
- the RNASE11 gene encoding probable ribonuclease 11, with product METFSLLLLSLGLVLAGDSESLMERIKEEFSGGEMQYDMGNSDQGKQTIEVLMNLTLLYKNTSLRMSKDILSSSLLTFRRLRYSFAKGNSPGNDKEYRNDMVVWREVSEANGSRKLSYNFTHGSMGVIHGAPKASSCKCGQNLGTNCSRSPELDTTTCQLAVGEQFPRCQYHSDTSLKKILAVLTGHSLMSWLVSGSKL from the coding sequence ATGGAGACCTTCTCTCTGCTGCTACTCAGCCTGGGTTTGGTTCTTGCAGGAGATTCAGAAAGCCTAATGGagagaattaaagaagaattcTCAGGGGGAGAGATGCAATATGACATGGGAAACAGTGACCAAGGCAAACAGACTATTGAGGTATTAATGAACTTGACTCTGTTATATAAAAACACCAGCCTCCGTATGTCCAAGGATATTCTGTCTTCCTCATTATTGACATTTAGAAGATTACGTTATAGCTTCGCCAAAGGAAACAGTCCAGGTAATGACAAAGAGTATCGCAATGACATGGTGGTCTGGAGAGAAGTTTCAGAAGCTAATGGGTCACGCAAGTTAAGTTATAACTTCACCCATGGTTCCATGGGAGTCATTCACGGGGCCCCCAAAGCCTCCAGCTGCAAGTGTGGACAGAATCTCGGCACAAACTGCTCTAGGAGCCCAGAACTGGACACCACTACGTGCCAGCTTGCTGTGGGCGAACAATTCCCCAGGTGCCAATACCACAGTGATAcctcattaaagaaaatactggCAGTGCTGACAGGTCATTCTCTGATGAGCTGGTTGGTTAGTGGCTCTAAGCTGTAA